In a single window of the bacterium genome:
- the miaA gene encoding tRNA (adenosine(37)-N6)-dimethylallyltransferase MiaA, with product MKPLLCIVGPTGSGKTAVGVAVAKSLSAEIISIDSRQLYRGFRIGAAQPTEAECAGIPHHLIDFQDANKPMTAGQFAKLSHAKILQLVSAGKNVILVGGSGLYFRAIFDGLFQGPLIEEAYRVVLRERARIEGVPALHDELQRIDPALAQNIMANDYPRIERGLEVYHASGKTMSQWWKEQEREFEFSPIYVGLSRDRADVVNRIAKRTKEMLATGWIEEVQTLLAAGYDEAIDREKFHGYRELAAYLRGEIMLAEAEERINIVTRQYAKRQMTWFRHTKNVTWVDVKPDETTLETAQKILTTWQDSIA from the coding sequence ATGAAACCTCTTCTCTGTATTGTCGGACCAACGGGCAGCGGTAAAACGGCGGTAGGAGTCGCCGTTGCCAAATCTCTGTCGGCAGAAATTATCTCCATCGACTCCCGCCAATTGTATCGCGGGTTTCGCATCGGTGCGGCGCAACCGACGGAAGCAGAGTGCGCCGGGATTCCGCATCATCTCATTGACTTTCAAGATGCCAACAAACCGATGACAGCCGGACAGTTTGCGAAACTTTCCCATGCGAAAATCCTCCAATTAGTAAGTGCCGGAAAAAACGTGATACTGGTCGGTGGATCGGGCTTGTATTTTCGCGCGATTTTCGACGGTTTGTTTCAAGGACCGCTCATCGAGGAAGCGTACCGGGTAGTATTGCGGGAACGCGCCCGTATCGAAGGAGTACCGGCACTGCACGATGAATTGCAACGGATCGATCCGGCATTGGCGCAAAACATTATGGCGAACGATTACCCACGCATCGAGCGAGGGCTTGAAGTGTATCATGCATCGGGAAAAACGATGTCGCAATGGTGGAAAGAACAAGAGCGCGAGTTTGAGTTTAGCCCGATATACGTTGGACTCAGCCGCGACCGTGCCGATGTGGTGAACCGGATAGCGAAACGAACGAAAGAAATGCTCGCTACCGGATGGATCGAGGAAGTCCAAACGTTGCTTGCCGCAGGCTATGATGAAGCGATTGACCGGGAAAAATTTCATGGCTACCGGGAGCTTGCCGCGTATCTGCGGGGAGAAATCATGCTTGCCGAAGCCGAAGAGCGAATCAACATCGTTACCCGGCAATATGCGAAACGGCAAATGACGTGGTTCCGGCATACGAAAAATGTGACATGGGTCGATGTAAAACCGGACGAAACGACGTTAGAGACAGCGCAAAAGATTCTCACCACTTGGCAAGATTCGATTGCGTAG